In Mastacembelus armatus chromosome 22, fMasArm1.2, whole genome shotgun sequence, a genomic segment contains:
- the fabp7a gene encoding fatty acid binding protein 7, brain, a — MVDAFCATWKLVDSQNFDEYMKALGIGFATRQVGNVTKPTVVISKDGDKVVLKTLSTFRNTEISSKLGEEFDETTPDDRHVKSTFTMDGDKLVHTQRWDGKETKFVREIKDGKMVMTLTYEGVQAIRTYEKA, encoded by the exons ATGGTTGATGCTTTCTGCGCCACATGGAAACTGGTGGACAGCCAGAACTTCGATGAATACATGAAGGCACTTG GTATTGGTTTTGCCACAAGACAAGTTGGCAATGTCACCAAACCCACAGTGGTGATCAGCAAAGATGGGGACAAAGTGGTGCTGAAAACACTGAGCACCTTTAGAAACACTGAGATCTCCTCCAAACTGGGAGAGGAGTTTGACGAGACCACACCTGATGACCGACATGTTAAA TCTACCTTCACCATGGACGGAGATAAACTTGTCCATACTCAGAGGTGGGATGGCAAAGAGACTAAATTTGTCAGAGAAATCAAGGATGGAAAAATGGTCATG ACTTTGACATATGAAGGAGTCCAGGCAATACGCACCTATGAGAAAGCCTAA